A portion of the Litorimonas taeanensis genome contains these proteins:
- the mnmA gene encoding tRNA 2-thiouridine(34) synthase MnmA, with protein MTSPLANKLKSGEKSKLNSLGFAKPESETRVVVAMSGGVDSSVCAALLAQQGYDVVGVTLQLYDHGEAIQKAKACCAGQDIYDAQRVAEMMGFPHYVLDYESNFKESVIDDFADTYLQGATPIPCVRCNQTVKFRDLLQVAKDLDADCMATGHYIRRVEGPNGPELHRAHDGGKDQSYFLFATTKAQLDFLRFPLGAMDKSETRKLASEMGLNVASKPDSQDICFVPTGKYTDVIEKLRPEAATPGNIVHMDGTVLGTHRGVMYYTIGQRRGLGLPDGSGADPLFVVRIDADKGEVIVGPRKALERSQLWLTDINWIGQGEFGPELDGMAIKVKVRSTRPPAPAHLRLSGNHIIVELDTPDMGLSPGQACVFYANDDQAARTLGGGWITRTE; from the coding sequence ATTACTTCTCCTCTCGCAAATAAGTTGAAATCGGGCGAAAAATCCAAGCTGAATTCGCTTGGATTTGCCAAGCCAGAATCCGAAACACGGGTCGTTGTTGCCATGAGCGGCGGCGTGGACAGTTCTGTCTGCGCGGCCTTATTGGCGCAACAAGGATATGATGTGGTCGGTGTCACCTTACAGCTCTATGACCACGGTGAAGCGATACAAAAGGCCAAAGCCTGTTGCGCGGGCCAAGATATCTATGATGCTCAGCGCGTGGCAGAGATGATGGGCTTCCCCCATTATGTCCTCGACTATGAAAGTAATTTCAAAGAAAGCGTCATTGACGACTTTGCAGATACCTATCTCCAAGGGGCCACGCCTATTCCTTGTGTGCGCTGCAACCAAACCGTTAAATTCCGTGACCTCTTGCAGGTCGCCAAAGATCTTGATGCCGATTGCATGGCGACGGGGCATTATATCCGCCGCGTAGAAGGCCCAAATGGCCCAGAACTGCACCGCGCGCATGACGGCGGCAAAGACCAAAGCTATTTCCTCTTCGCGACGACCAAGGCACAATTGGACTTCTTGCGCTTCCCCTTGGGCGCTATGGATAAATCCGAAACCCGTAAGCTCGCCTCTGAAATGGGATTGAATGTCGCCTCTAAACCAGACAGCCAAGATATCTGCTTCGTTCCCACAGGAAAATATACAGATGTGATAGAAAAGCTCCGCCCTGAGGCCGCCACCCCAGGCAATATTGTCCATATGGACGGTACAGTATTGGGCACGCATCGCGGCGTTATGTATTACACTATTGGACAAAGACGCGGGCTCGGCCTGCCAGATGGCTCTGGCGCCGATCCTCTCTTCGTCGTTCGCATTGACGCCGATAAAGGTGAAGTCATAGTCGGGCCTCGTAAAGCACTGGAGCGCTCTCAACTCTGGCTCACAGATATTAATTGGATTGGCCAAGGTGAATTTGGCCCCGAATTGGATGGTATGGCTATCAAGGTCAAAGTCCGTTCAACGCGTCCCCCTGCCCCTGCGCATTTGCGCCTGTCTGGTAATCATATCATTGTTGAATTGGATACTCCGGATATGGGCCTGTCTCCGGGGCAAGCCTGCGTGTTCTATGCCAATGACGACCAAGCCGCGCGGACACTCGGTGGGGGCTGGATCACCCGCACAGAGTAG
- the sciP gene encoding CtrA inhibitor SciP, producing MTDQRVKRENVVIGPEGTPLTLADLPKPDTVRWVIRRKAEVVAAVRGGLLTLDGALDRYGLSSEEFMAWQRSIESHGIAGLRTTRVQQYR from the coding sequence ATGACTGACCAACGCGTGAAAAGAGAAAATGTTGTTATTGGACCCGAAGGGACGCCTTTAACATTAGCCGACCTTCCTAAGCCTGATACGGTAAGATGGGTCATTCGCCGCAAGGCCGAAGTTGTCGCCGCCGTTCGCGGGGGGCTTCTCACTTTGGACGGTGCCTTAGATCGATATGGATTATCGAGCGAAGAATTTATGGCGTGGCAGAGATCTATTGAGAGCCATGGCATTGCAGGGCTTCGTACAACACGGGTTCAGCAATATCGCTAA
- a CDS encoding response regulator: MATILYAEDDDAMRRFFEKALEKAGHQVIACQDGERALRALKFADGAFDMLLTDIMMPGLDGIELAKQAEVLSPGIKIMFITGFAAVAMSDAAAADTTVLSKPVHLRQLVDEVDRLIAA; this comes from the coding sequence ATGGCTACTATACTTTACGCAGAAGACGATGATGCGATGCGCCGTTTCTTTGAAAAGGCCTTGGAAAAAGCTGGGCATCAAGTCATTGCGTGCCAAGATGGCGAACGCGCCTTACGGGCTCTAAAATTTGCAGATGGCGCCTTCGATATGCTCTTAACCGACATTATGATGCCAGGCCTTGATGGGATTGAATTAGCGAAGCAAGCTGAAGTGCTCTCACCAGGCATCAAAATTATGTTCATTACGGGATTTGCCGCTGTCGCCATGTCGGATGCCGCCGCCGCTGACACCACCGTTCTCTCAAAACCTGTCCATCTCAGACAATTGGTTGACGAAGTGGATCGCCTTATCGCCGCCTAA
- a CDS encoding N-formylglutamate amidohydrolase gives MSKTALEQELESLRVLSPAFTLSQPAQWRAGLIFSSPHSGHIYPQSFIDRSGLSVAQLRRNEDIFIHKLFSPCVTAGAPLLAARFPRCYVDVNRGEDELPSAWVKGPSKPSVRAQAGLGVIPTHMSESVEIYRRPLNLEIAELRLEHLYRPYHQALQDLIDDSVSRFGQALLIDCHSMPGFSPMGARRPDIILGDRFGKSCHPDTLARIQGIFRSAGYTVSTNYPYAGGFVTTHYGRPETGVEALQIEINRDLYLNPVTLAPKRGYDRLANDLARIIQTIIYQSIPDSRAAQ, from the coding sequence ATGTCAAAAACGGCTTTAGAACAGGAACTGGAAAGTTTGCGGGTGTTATCCCCTGCCTTTACCCTTTCACAGCCTGCGCAATGGCGGGCAGGTCTTATTTTTTCATCCCCTCATTCCGGTCATATTTATCCGCAAAGCTTTATTGACCGTTCGGGTCTTAGCGTTGCCCAGTTACGCCGCAATGAAGATATTTTTATTCATAAATTGTTTAGTCCATGCGTTACAGCAGGCGCACCGCTTTTGGCGGCCCGGTTCCCGCGTTGTTATGTTGATGTGAATAGAGGAGAAGATGAGCTGCCGAGTGCTTGGGTGAAAGGCCCCTCCAAGCCGAGTGTGCGCGCGCAAGCGGGATTAGGGGTAATCCCAACCCATATGAGCGAATCCGTGGAGATTTATCGCCGTCCTTTGAATCTTGAAATTGCCGAATTGCGATTGGAACATCTTTACCGCCCCTATCACCAAGCTCTACAAGACTTGATTGACGATAGCGTTTCACGATTTGGACAGGCCTTATTAATTGACTGTCATTCTATGCCGGGCTTCTCGCCTATGGGGGCGCGCCGCCCTGATATTATTTTAGGGGATCGTTTTGGTAAATCCTGTCACCCCGATACGCTTGCCCGTATACAGGGTATTTTTCGTTCAGCAGGCTATACAGTCTCAACAAATTATCCTTATGCGGGAGGGTTCGTAACCACCCATTATGGCCGGCCAGAAACGGGTGTTGAAGCGCTCCAAATAGAAATAAATCGAGATTTATATTTGAATCCCGTCACTTTAGCCCCGAAACGGGGCTATGACCGCTTGGCAAATGACCTCGCGCGCATAATTCAAACAATAATCTATCAATCTATCCCTGATAGCCGTGCGGCCCAATAG
- a CDS encoding helix-turn-helix domain-containing protein: MTSEIDLYVGKRLRRRRRLLGLTQQSLAEQVGIRFQQIQKYECGANRVSAARLFELSEALSVPIQYFYEGLSSHDPLFHDPDPDVIAPDVLSKKETMDLVRAYYSMGEAPRKHLLDLAKSLEANTKPNLRLVST; this comes from the coding sequence ATGACCAGTGAAATCGATCTTTATGTAGGGAAACGCCTTCGTCGTCGCCGTCGTCTTTTAGGCCTGACGCAGCAAAGTTTGGCCGAGCAGGTGGGCATTCGTTTTCAGCAAATTCAAAAATATGAATGTGGCGCAAATCGTGTGTCAGCGGCGCGGCTTTTTGAATTATCCGAAGCACTGTCGGTGCCAATTCAGTATTTCTATGAAGGTCTATCCTCTCATGACCCGCTTTTCCATGATCCAGATCCAGATGTTATCGCGCCTGATGTCTTGTCAAAGAAAGAAACTATGGATCTTGTGCGGGCTTATTACTCTATGGGTGAAGCGCCGCGTAAGCACCTTTTAGATTTAGCAAAATCTCTAGAAGCCAATACAAAGCCGAATTTACGGCTTGTATCGACTTAA
- a CDS encoding inositol monophosphatase family protein yields MTLSPQALELDINARLEFMGALSNAARAITLPLFQSPEGIVNKAEKTGVTGEAYDPVTKADIEAEIALRKMITAQFPQDSIEGEECPDYVGENDFSWTLDPIDGTRAFVAGVPVWSTLIALSYKGQPVLGLIDVAALDKCYFGRTDAANKSAWCIHKGEAVSLKTSPCDDLRDAILGCTEPLSMLKPGELAAYNIIRRGVKFSRLGLDALGYALIAEGRMNIVIEALLKPCDVRALMPVIEGAGGKMTNWYGGSPVDGGRVVAVSDAALLPELYTYLQRAMDPR; encoded by the coding sequence ATGACCTTATCACCCCAAGCATTAGAGCTAGACATTAATGCGCGTCTTGAATTTATGGGCGCGCTTTCAAATGCGGCGCGGGCCATTACTTTGCCGCTCTTTCAAAGTCCCGAAGGTATAGTCAATAAGGCAGAAAAAACGGGTGTGACAGGCGAGGCCTATGACCCTGTAACTAAGGCTGACATAGAAGCGGAAATCGCCCTGCGCAAAATGATAACAGCGCAGTTCCCTCAAGATAGTATCGAAGGGGAAGAGTGCCCTGATTATGTCGGCGAGAACGATTTTTCTTGGACCCTAGACCCGATTGATGGCACGCGTGCCTTTGTCGCCGGTGTACCGGTCTGGAGCACGTTAATCGCCTTATCTTATAAGGGGCAGCCAGTCCTTGGGTTAATCGATGTCGCCGCGCTTGATAAATGTTATTTCGGCCGCACAGATGCCGCGAATAAATCGGCTTGGTGTATCCATAAAGGAGAGGCCGTGTCTCTCAAAACATCGCCTTGTGATGATTTAAGAGACGCTATTTTAGGCTGTACAGAACCTTTATCTATGTTGAAGCCCGGAGAATTAGCCGCCTATAATATTATTCGGCGCGGCGTGAAATTTTCTCGATTAGGTCTGGATGCACTCGGCTATGCGCTGATTGCTGAGGGACGAATGAATATTGTAATAGAAGCCCTTCTTAAACCGTGCGACGTCAGAGCGCTTATGCCTGTGATTGAAGGCGCGGGCGGGAAAATGACGAATTGGTATGGCGGTTCCCCTGTCGATGGGGGACGCGTGGTGGCGGTTAGTGATGCGGCTTTATTGCCAGAACTGTATACTTATTTACAGCGGGCTATGGACCCGAGGTAA
- a CDS encoding alpha/beta fold hydrolase, with translation MIGRAFGAATFMMQSVVPPFDAAEIIQPGGRPLPTGLDERAKTYFVPTKDGITLRVLLAQPETKSPRGTIIFSPGRTEFIEKYWETIHDLTARGFCVFMVDPRGQGLSDRVLPDKLKSYIDSFQTYADDLSDMTKQFDAYLPRPHIAMGHSMGGTIVLQSILSGVLAPSAVICSAPMLGLFDLETPLMRWVIAGLAKVGLGEKNLPFQSQRNGMPVSFTANKLTTDKDRYKIWSSYFLSVPRLRVGQPTFGWISAALSSMAYVNRNAENLRVPGLLVAAGADPIVDPSSVEEFAKNAGVAYDVIPGALHELFLEKDAYRNHFLALIDKFLEEQAL, from the coding sequence TTGATTGGCCGTGCCTTTGGCGCGGCCACATTCATGATGCAAAGCGTAGTGCCGCCATTTGACGCCGCTGAGATCATTCAACCCGGCGGACGCCCACTCCCCACCGGACTTGATGAGCGAGCTAAGACTTATTTCGTCCCGACAAAGGACGGCATAACGCTTCGTGTGTTATTAGCTCAACCCGAGACAAAATCACCACGCGGTACTATTATATTCTCGCCGGGGCGAACCGAATTTATTGAAAAATACTGGGAAACCATACACGATTTAACTGCACGTGGATTTTGTGTATTTATGGTTGACCCTCGCGGTCAAGGTTTATCTGATCGCGTATTACCTGATAAATTAAAAAGCTATATCGACAGTTTCCAAACCTATGCGGATGATTTGTCTGATATGACAAAACAATTCGATGCCTATCTACCGCGTCCCCATATTGCCATGGGGCATTCAATGGGCGGAACCATTGTTCTACAATCCATATTAAGCGGGGTTCTAGCGCCGTCTGCGGTCATCTGTAGCGCGCCCATGCTTGGCCTTTTCGACCTTGAAACGCCGCTTATGCGCTGGGTCATTGCAGGGCTAGCAAAAGTTGGATTAGGCGAGAAAAACCTACCTTTCCAATCACAGCGAAACGGCATGCCTGTTTCCTTCACGGCCAATAAACTCACGACGGATAAAGATCGTTACAAGATTTGGTCGAGCTATTTTTTAAGTGTCCCGCGTCTACGCGTAGGGCAACCTACATTTGGCTGGATAAGCGCAGCGCTCTCTTCAATGGCCTATGTAAACCGTAATGCTGAAAACCTTCGCGTCCCCGGCCTCTTGGTCGCGGCGGGGGCCGACCCGATTGTGGACCCTAGCTCGGTCGAAGAATTCGCGAAAAATGCGGGGGTGGCTTATGATGTTATCCCTGGCGCATTACATGAGCTCTTCTTAGAAAAAGATGCGTATCGCAATCACTTCTTGGCGTTGATAGATAAATTCCTCGAAGAACAAGCCCTTTAA
- a CDS encoding SCP2 sterol-binding domain-containing protein — protein sequence MENSEIAAKMTEALGKAGGIDKSVKFDFDGEGAVWAQGTEAKVSDDDADCVINVSKDDFVALASGNLDPMMAFMSGKLKVTGDMSVAMGLQSLFSNM from the coding sequence ATGGAAAATTCAGAAATCGCAGCAAAAATGACAGAAGCGCTCGGCAAGGCCGGCGGCATTGATAAATCTGTAAAATTTGATTTTGACGGCGAAGGCGCTGTTTGGGCACAAGGTACAGAAGCCAAAGTTTCTGATGATGATGCAGATTGTGTCATTAATGTTTCTAAGGACGATTTCGTAGCTTTGGCCTCTGGCAATTTGGACCCTATGATGGCGTTCATGTCAGGAAAACTCAAAGTCACTGGCGATATGTCAGTTGCAATGGGCCTTCAAAGCCTCTTTTCAAACATGTAA
- a CDS encoding class I SAM-dependent methyltransferase gives MKLTSLLKLTAIGAATLALIACSGETVSTETVDTETETQALAPVTLAEVIANPRRDSDRPRDAFRNPLPTLEFFGVEPGKKVAEIWPGWYSKILAPYYAENDGTYVAVLYPKGKSERLDERIAAYKEAYSDTSVYGDIEYGAFYKDHGPILPDASIDVILTFRNVHNWMGGGYYEQAMNQFYAALKPGGTLGIVEHRLPEAAVQDPNGRTGYVQESYMKDAAIRAGFEFVASSEINANPKDTADHPMGVWTLPPRSATPKAGSPEAVDFNAELYKNIGESDRATLKFRKPL, from the coding sequence ATGAAATTGACTTCTTTGCTTAAGCTAACAGCCATAGGCGCGGCGACATTAGCCCTCATTGCCTGTTCTGGCGAAACAGTCTCAACAGAAACAGTGGACACAGAAACCGAAACGCAAGCGCTTGCGCCTGTCACTCTCGCAGAGGTTATCGCTAACCCCCGCCGTGATTCTGATCGCCCTCGCGACGCTTTCCGGAACCCTCTTCCAACCTTGGAGTTCTTTGGCGTGGAGCCTGGCAAAAAAGTCGCAGAAATCTGGCCCGGTTGGTATTCAAAAATTCTTGCCCCTTATTACGCAGAAAATGACGGCACTTACGTTGCTGTATTATACCCTAAAGGGAAAAGTGAGCGTCTAGACGAACGCATTGCCGCCTATAAAGAGGCCTATAGTGATACATCCGTATATGGCGACATCGAGTATGGAGCTTTTTACAAAGATCACGGGCCAATTTTACCAGATGCCTCTATTGATGTTATTCTGACATTCCGGAACGTCCACAATTGGATGGGCGGCGGATATTACGAACAAGCGATGAACCAATTTTATGCGGCTCTGAAACCCGGTGGTACGCTGGGTATAGTTGAGCATCGTCTGCCAGAAGCTGCCGTACAAGATCCCAATGGCCGCACGGGCTATGTGCAAGAAAGCTATATGAAAGACGCTGCCATACGAGCAGGATTTGAATTTGTGGCCTCAAGCGAAATCAATGCAAATCCAAAAGACACGGCCGACCACCCAATGGGCGTTTGGACTTTGCCGCCGCGTTCCGCTACGCCAAAAGCTGGGTCACCCGAAGCCGTTGATTTTAATGCGGAACTTTACAAAAATATCGGTGAAAGTGATCGTGCAACATTGAAATTCCGCAAACCCTTATAG
- a CDS encoding Hsp20 family protein, producing the protein MRTYDFSPLYRNFVGFDRMANLIDAASQASANTASYPPYNVARLDEDSYRIELAVAGFDTDSLEIQTHENVLTISGSNASDTANDEVEYLHRGIAERGFERRFQLADHVRVTGANLNNGLLVITLQREVPEALKPRTVAITNSDQKLITPKPSGKAKAA; encoded by the coding sequence ATGAGAACTTATGATTTTTCTCCCCTCTATCGCAATTTTGTTGGATTTGATCGCATGGCTAATTTAATCGACGCCGCTAGCCAAGCGAGCGCGAATACAGCCAGCTACCCCCCTTATAATGTCGCTCGTTTAGATGAAGACAGCTATCGTATTGAACTGGCCGTTGCAGGATTTGACACGGATAGTTTGGAAATACAGACCCATGAAAATGTGCTTACAATTTCAGGGAGTAATGCTTCTGACACGGCGAATGATGAGGTTGAATACCTCCACCGCGGCATTGCGGAACGCGGATTTGAGCGTCGTTTCCAGCTTGCCGATCATGTGCGTGTAACGGGGGCTAATTTGAATAATGGCCTATTGGTTATCACCTTACAGCGAGAAGTTCCGGAGGCATTAAAGCCAAGAACTGTCGCGATTACCAATTCTGACCAAAAATTAATTACACCGAAGCCTAGCGGTAAGGCTAAGGCTGCTTAA
- a CDS encoding 2-dehydropantoate 2-reductase, whose protein sequence is MKTRIGILGAGSIGCYLGGMLAAKGCDVVFIGREALQQDTQNHGLTLSHFSRDALTLSPNQLRVETSVEALSDRTVILLCTKSQDTELAAKSLNQVILPEAHIISCQNGISNVPILQELLGEKIQRISGAIIPFNVTRTAPAQYHCGTDGAIRFEQDIPHDMQLAFAEANQAYLCGGNFKGDQWAKLLVNLNNALNTLNGGTLRECFAQKHYRFAFAAIVEEGLKIANAHNIEIGHYNGRTPSALLKTLRLPNWGYQLIMRLIVKMDAKARSSMLDDLESGRVSEIDYLQGEIIRQAEAIGLTAPHNQAILQAVNLAFEKGYSPKLSGKDIWDLIGNSGAMRTGRGG, encoded by the coding sequence ATGAAAACACGAATTGGTATTTTGGGCGCAGGCTCTATTGGCTGTTATTTGGGGGGAATGTTGGCGGCAAAGGGCTGTGATGTTGTCTTTATCGGACGCGAAGCTTTGCAACAGGACACCCAAAATCACGGACTCACACTCTCGCATTTTAGCCGTGACGCACTGACCCTATCTCCAAACCAGCTTCGCGTTGAAACCTCGGTTGAGGCTCTGTCAGACCGCACAGTGATCTTACTGTGTACAAAGAGCCAAGACACAGAATTAGCGGCCAAGTCACTTAATCAGGTCATTCTCCCCGAAGCCCATATTATAAGCTGTCAGAACGGCATCAGTAACGTCCCCATTCTGCAAGAGCTATTGGGTGAGAAAATTCAACGCATTTCCGGCGCAATTATTCCCTTCAACGTCACGCGCACTGCCCCTGCGCAATATCATTGCGGAACTGATGGCGCGATACGATTTGAACAGGATATCCCACACGATATGCAACTGGCCTTTGCAGAGGCAAACCAAGCCTATCTTTGCGGTGGAAATTTTAAAGGAGATCAATGGGCCAAATTATTAGTGAATTTAAACAATGCCCTGAACACACTTAATGGCGGGACTTTACGCGAATGTTTTGCCCAAAAACACTATCGTTTTGCCTTTGCCGCAATTGTCGAAGAAGGCTTAAAAATTGCCAATGCCCACAATATAGAGATTGGCCATTATAATGGCCGCACACCGTCAGCTCTGCTGAAGACATTGCGCCTTCCAAATTGGGGGTATCAATTGATTATGCGGCTTATCGTTAAAATGGATGCCAAAGCACGGTCGTCTATGCTTGATGATCTTGAATCTGGCCGCGTCTCTGAAATTGACTATCTACAAGGAGAAATTATTCGGCAAGCAGAGGCGATTGGTCTGACAGCCCCGCATAATCAAGCGATTTTACAAGCCGTAAACCTTGCCTTTGAAAAAGGCTACTCACCAAAACTGTCCGGTAAAGATATATGGGATTTGATAGGAAATAGCGGTGCCATGCGTACTGGGAGGGGGGGTTAA
- a CDS encoding thioesterase family protein, translated as MPVKDTDKPLGFRDIAESLTLTSEGWKAEICEGWKQGRTVYGGLSAALALEAVFRNHSDLPPLRSANIGFIGPVTDNPVYKTEVLRQGRNVVTIEAKGYVDEAVVITVTFAFGASRESILDVNCPMPEAKSPALYEAYTPEQIRAFVPNFFHNFDTRLVEGSRPVTGADKGYIRTWSRHFDTASREGISSLFCIADVLPPAAMPVLTQPGPVSSMTWMFNVLSDNPETEDGWWQIESDLTAAKNGYSSQIMRIWNSQGELVVEGVQSVTVFV; from the coding sequence ATGCCTGTCAAAGATACAGATAAACCCCTGGGTTTTCGAGACATTGCCGAAAGCCTGACCTTAACATCCGAGGGGTGGAAAGCTGAAATATGCGAAGGGTGGAAACAAGGCCGGACGGTGTATGGGGGATTGAGCGCTGCCTTAGCTTTAGAGGCCGTTTTTAGAAACCATAGTGATTTACCGCCGCTACGGTCTGCGAATATTGGTTTTATTGGCCCTGTTACCGATAACCCCGTTTATAAAACAGAAGTCTTACGCCAAGGCCGAAATGTCGTGACTATTGAAGCCAAAGGTTATGTCGACGAAGCTGTTGTCATCACTGTGACTTTTGCTTTTGGCGCGTCACGTGAATCAATTTTAGATGTGAATTGCCCCATGCCAGAGGCAAAAAGCCCTGCTCTATATGAGGCTTATACCCCAGAGCAAATACGAGCTTTCGTTCCTAATTTTTTCCATAACTTTGATACACGGCTAGTCGAAGGTAGCCGGCCTGTAACAGGGGCGGATAAAGGCTATATCCGTACATGGAGTCGCCATTTTGATACGGCCTCACGCGAGGGCATTTCTAGCCTGTTTTGTATCGCGGATGTGTTGCCGCCAGCGGCGATGCCAGTATTAACGCAGCCTGGGCCTGTCAGCTCTATGACGTGGATGTTTAACGTCCTAAGCGATAACCCCGAGACAGAAGACGGGTGGTGGCAGATTGAATCAGACTTAACCGCGGCGAAAAATGGCTATTCATCCCAGATCATGCGCATTTGGAATAGCCAAGGCGAATTAGTCGTTGAGGGGGTTCAAAGCGTCACGGTGTTTGTTTAA
- a CDS encoding sigma-70 family RNA polymerase sigma factor, producing the protein MGRVDPDADLLPGLMAGQETALSTMMDRHLKTINAIGFYMLGDLALAEDVAQSTFLKLWQKAPEWQSGNANLLTWMRRVATNDCLDRLRKKGPIYTNKVPEQNDTSPNGLDALEQADIAKHVQQALAQLPETQRAAITLSYYQGVSQKEGAEILGQNVKAYESLLSRGRKNLKTALSPFVENEVI; encoded by the coding sequence ATGGGTAGAGTTGACCCAGATGCAGATCTCTTGCCTGGCCTTATGGCTGGGCAAGAGACAGCCCTATCGACCATGATGGATCGGCATTTGAAGACTATCAATGCCATAGGATTTTACATGTTGGGCGACCTTGCCTTGGCCGAAGATGTGGCACAATCCACCTTTCTCAAGCTCTGGCAAAAAGCGCCTGAATGGCAATCTGGAAATGCAAATCTATTGACGTGGATGCGCCGCGTCGCGACAAATGACTGCCTGGATCGGCTTCGTAAAAAAGGCCCCATCTATACGAATAAAGTACCGGAACAAAATGACACTTCGCCCAATGGTTTAGACGCTTTAGAACAAGCCGACATTGCCAAACATGTACAACAAGCGTTAGCACAATTACCCGAAACACAACGCGCCGCGATAACTCTCTCTTATTATCAAGGGGTTTCGCAAAAAGAAGGCGCAGAGATTTTAGGTCAAAATGTAAAAGCTTATGAAAGCCTACTATCTCGCGGGCGTAAAAATTTAAAAACGGCGCTGAGCCCATTCGTTGAAAATGAAGTGATTTAG
- a CDS encoding EF-hand domain-containing protein, translating into MRNTSKTSFKVLSLATAASLGLLIAPALAAPKADLNQDGQITQAEFRAEAQSRFTQADTNFDGMLDKEELKALSELRRAERRSETFKKMDLNGDGSVTEAEAEAAAAARGEKRTERREAMKDKIKARLDTNGDGTISDAEKQAAKEARQAKRAEKKAERSEDGERKKMNRKRGQRIQLDANKDGLVSLAEYMAASDALFLRMDANGDGILTKGEGHKKGKRGGDRKGKPQR; encoded by the coding sequence ATGCGTAATACAAGTAAAACAAGCTTTAAGGTCTTGTCTCTTGCCACAGCAGCGTCTTTGGGCCTTTTGATCGCGCCAGCTCTTGCTGCGCCCAAAGCGGACCTAAACCAAGACGGTCAGATTACTCAGGCTGAATTCAGAGCCGAAGCACAATCCCGTTTCACACAAGCCGACACAAATTTTGACGGTATGTTGGATAAGGAAGAGCTAAAAGCTCTCAGTGAACTTCGCCGTGCAGAACGCCGCTCTGAAACATTTAAGAAAATGGATCTAAATGGCGATGGCTCTGTGACCGAAGCTGAGGCCGAAGCCGCTGCAGCAGCCCGAGGCGAAAAACGTACCGAGCGCCGCGAAGCGATGAAAGACAAAATCAAAGCGCGCTTAGACACAAATGGCGACGGCACTATCAGTGATGCGGAAAAGCAGGCTGCCAAAGAGGCGCGCCAAGCTAAACGGGCAGAGAAAAAAGCTGAAAGAAGCGAAGACGGTGAACGCAAAAAAATGAACCGCAAACGTGGACAACGCATCCAACTGGACGCGAATAAAGATGGCCTCGTAAGCCTAGCCGAATATATGGCGGCGTCTGATGCTCTCTTCTTACGCATGGATGCTAATGGTGACGGCATTTTGACCAAAGGCGAGGGCCATAAAAAGGGCAAGCGCGGTGGTGATCGCAAAGGTAAGCCGCAGCGTTAA
- a CDS encoding MinD/ParA family ATP-binding protein: MAQLSNKNAPSASDVYQPAGRLIPVLSANPVGDQIIDTAIALGRKAASYGETVLILDCTGGNAMSRAGVVFNKTLADVLSGEAQLRDALYITANEHYNVACLGNIALDEALGSLAALSLDFDWVFVVAKPGCTNAHIRLAAAGDNCLIGYDTKSDAFMRAYWMIEAVRRRAPEFDPHILSCGNRLESVETALMLSETVRDHLGAPPPYAGHIADAHLDVRLLGQLREAIAEKAA; encoded by the coding sequence GTGGCCCAATTAAGTAATAAAAATGCGCCTTCGGCGTCGGATGTATATCAACCTGCCGGGCGCCTTATTCCAGTATTATCGGCCAATCCAGTTGGCGATCAAATCATTGATACAGCCATTGCTTTAGGGCGAAAAGCCGCGAGCTATGGCGAAACAGTTCTTATCCTTGATTGTACGGGCGGCAATGCCATGAGCCGTGCAGGTGTTGTCTTCAATAAAACACTCGCAGACGTTCTATCGGGCGAAGCCCAGCTTCGTGACGCTCTTTATATCACGGCGAACGAGCATTATAACGTCGCTTGCCTTGGTAATATTGCGCTTGATGAAGCCTTGGGCAGTTTGGCGGCGTTATCCTTGGATTTCGATTGGGTTTTTGTTGTCGCCAAACCCGGCTGTACCAATGCACATATTCGCTTGGCCGCGGCAGGGGATAATTGCCTTATTGGTTATGACACCAAGTCTGACGCCTTTATGAGAGCCTATTGGATGATAGAAGCCGTCCGAAGACGGGCCCCAGAATTTGATCCGCATATACTTTCTTGTGGGAACCGTCTTGAATCCGTTGAAACCGCGTTAATGCTCTCTGAAACGGTGCGGGACCATCTTGGCGCCCCGCCGCCCTATGCTGGCCATATCGCAGACGCTCACCTCGACGTCAGATTACTCGGCCAATTACGTGAAGCGATCGCAGAGAAAGCCGCCTAA